Sequence from the Maribellus comscasis genome:
TTAACCGACATACACACCTTGCATCCGGTATATTTTGCGGCTATTTTTTTACTGTTGGCCATTTACCGTCTATTTAGCGCCTTCGATGTTCAGCGTCCTTACTCAGCAGCTTTCGATTCCGGCTTTTTCCTTGGGGTTGGTGCTTTGTTCTATTTCGACATTATTTTGCTTTTTCCTGCCTTTCTTGCCGGAACAGCTATTTTAAGCAGAGAATCAAACTGGAGAAATTTTACAATCAATATTATCGGATTATTGCTGCCATTCTTCTTTGCTCTCAGCTATGGTGTTTTTACCGAACAGCTTATGGAACTTCTCAAAACATTTGAGCAAAACATCATTTCCGTCAATAATCATTTTAAAATGAATTTGTACCTGCAATTTTTTCTTGCTTTTCTTATTTTGTTTACTGTTCTGGGTTCTGCAAAGCTTATTCAGCAATATGATACGAAAAAAGTTAGCTCAAGAAAATATTTTAATGTATTGCTTCTCATCTTTCTGTTTTCATTGGCAGGATTTATTCTTGTTCCTCCTGTTTCGCAGGAAATGCTTGTAATATTAGCGATACCGATTTGTTTTCTGGTAACCAATTTTTTTGTTTTTCTGAAAAGCAGGTTTTGGGGTGAGTTTCTGATTTACTTACTGATAGGGATTGTCTTTTCCCTGCAAATAACAGCATTTTAAGATGGACAATTCAAAACCAACTTTAGCAATTTACGGAATACAGGATCGTGAAAACCATAAATTCCCGTTTTATGTTCACGACCATAACCTTGCTCTCATGCAAGATGGAAAAGTTCTTCATTTTTTGCAACAGGAAAGAATTTCGCGAAGGAAACGCGACAATACGCTTTATATCCATTTAAAATCAATTCTGAAAGAAAAGAAACTTTTGGGAAAAGATTACGATATCGTCTTTGTTGATAATGTTGTTGGCCGTGCTTTTTTAACTCAAAACGGAGATGCGCGTTTTGAAGCTCCGTTAAAGGAGTTTCTTGCCTACGAACCTGAACCAGGCAGATGCTGGTGGTTTGGTAAAGAAAAAAAAGCCTACATTTTAAATCACGAACTGGCACATATGTTTTCTTGCCTTCCGTTTTTTGGAAATTTTAAAGACAACAGCCTGCTTGTACATTTTGACGGCGGAGCCAGCCTGAGCAATTTCTCGGCTTGTACTTTCAACAAAGGAATTCTAAAATGGGAGGAGTATCACTGGGATTTAAAACCTTACAGTACAATTTATAATGCCAATGCGCTCGTTTTTTCAATAATCGGCGCAAAGCTGGCGGAACAAAATTCTGTTCCCGGAAAATTTATGGGTTTTGCCGGCTGGGGGACTTACCTTCCCGAACTTGAGAAATGGCTTATTGAAAATGATCTGTTTCAGGACATTTGGGGGAAAACTTCAATTTTTTTTGAAAAAGTACTTATCGACTGGGGAATTGAGTTAAAATCTTTTGATCAGAATTCAAAATTTATTCGTAACACAGCAGCCACCTTACAGCAAATATTTGTAAAAAAGATTCTTAGGAAACTCCAGAAATTAAAAGAAAGAACCGGCGCTGAAAACTTGTACTACACCGGAGGTTCTGCTTTAAATATTGTTGCTAACACCGCGATTATTAAAAGCAATCTTTTTCGCAATGTATACATTCCCCCCTGCACTGAAGATTCAGGTCTCGCGTTGGGCGCAGCAGCCTTTGCTGAATGGATAAAACATGGGAAAATTTCACCTCATTCTGCTTTTTTAAACAATTGGGGAATTGAAAATTGCGACACCTTCATTTCTGAAGAAACCATTCAAACAGTAGCAAAGGAAATTGCCAAAAGCAAAATCGTTGGAGTTTGCAACGGATTTGGAGAAGCCGGTCCGCGGGCTCTTGGAAACCGCAGTATTCTGGCTCTGCCCGATTCAAAAAAACTGGCAAAAAAAATTAGTGTAGAAAAAAAAGAACGGGAATGGTACCGGCCTCTTGCCCCGGTCGCGCTGGAGAAAAACACAAAATACTTTACCGGCGAAAATGTCATCCATCAACTTTCAAAATACATGCTCCTCGATTTTAAAGTACTTCCCGAAAAACACGATGAAATTGCAGGTATAATCCATGCAGATGGCACGGCGCGCTTTCAAACCGTTTTTGAAAAAAATGATAACCCTTTTTTATATCAACTATTAAAATATATGGATGAAATTTATGGCGTGAAAGCGCTTATAAACACATCGTTTAATTCAAAGGGAGAACCCATTGTTCATACCGAAGAAGATGCCTTTGACTCTGCGCAGAAAATGCAACTTGATGGATTGGTTATTAACGGAAAATTTCAAAAACTTTAACACATTCAAAAAGAGACTAAAAAACCTGGTTTAAAAACTATTACTATTTTTGCATCTTTCAAAACTGCACATTAATGGCTGTAATATTAAACATAGAAACTTCAACCGAGGTTTGTTCGGTTGCGCTGGGAAAAAACGGTGAGTTACTTTTTGAAAAGGAGAGCCGTGAAGGATTAAATCACTCAGAATTACTTACGGTTTTTATCGAAGAGCTTTTTGCAGAAAACAATTTCAACATTAAAGATATCGATGCAGTTGCAGTTAGTAAAGGGCCGGGCTCTTACACAGGTTTACGAATTGGTGTTTCCGTAGCAAAAGGATTGTGTTATGCTCTTGATAAACCTCTTGTCTCAGTTGGTTCGTTGGATTCAATGGCTGTTTTCACCGCTCAGAATATCGGGAGTTTTTTTGAAGGAAATAACGACGAAGATTTATTATTCTGTCCGATGATAGACGCCAGAAGAATGGAGGTTTTCACCGCCTTGTACGAAAGCTCGGGTAAAACAGTCCAAACAGTATCTGCCCAAATTATCGATGAGAATTCATTTTCAGAGGAACTAAAGGAAAACAAAATATTGTTTTTTGGCAACGGAGCTCAAAAATGCAGAGAACACCTCTCCCATCCAAACGCCTTGTTTAACGGGCCTCTGAAGACTTCGGCACGGTTTATGCTTTTTTTAACAGAAAAAAAGTACAACAAAAAGGAATTTGAAGACGTTGCATATTTCGAACCATTTTATTTAAAAAATTTTGTAGCAACCATTCCGAAGAATAAAATTTTAAAATGAAAAAATTCATCATCATATTACTCTCATTTCTGTTTCTCCTGCCACAGGCATTTGCATCGAAAGAAGAAATAAAATTTAATTTGAAATTTGGTTTTGTAAAAGGAGGAGAAGCTAAATTGATTATTTCGGATACTTCTTTTAACGGTGAAAAGGCAATCCACTATTTTTTGGTAGGTAAAACAACCGGGCTGACGGACAAACTTTTTGGAGTGAACGATGTGTATGAAACTACTGTTGATGCACAAACACGTCTCCCTTTAAAATCTATCCGAAATATAAAAGAGGGCAAATACAGGTGGTACAATGAAACACTTTTTTATCACGATATTGACTCACTTAACAGCCAAAAATCGGGTTGGCGTGAAGCTCCTGAAAACCTGGTCGATATTATATCAGTATTTTTCTATTTTATCAACCAACACTTGTTTGAAGAAATTGAAGTGGGTCACACCGTAACGCTTCCAACCTTTCATGCCGATAAAATTGATGATGTTACCGTCAAATACCTTGGAGAAGACCGGGTAGAAACTGACATGGGAAAAATTGACTGCTTTGTGCTTGCCCCGGTGGTTGACAAAGGAAAACTGCTCAAACGTTCCGATGGTCTGAAATTTTTTATTTCCAAAGAAACCAAAATGCCTGTACTTCTTGAATTCGACATGAAAGTAGGTGCACTTCGGGCAATATTAAAAAGCTATAAAATAGACGGTGTTGAACAGGTTACCAAATAAGCGGAATAAAAAAACATCCTAAAAATTTGCAGAAAGGATTGATTTTTAATCGATTTGTTTATTTTTGCACCGATTTTAAAAGATTATTCAAATGGCTACAACAGCAGATTTCAGAAACGGTTTATGTTTCAAATTCAAAGGTGATATTTATACAATAGTTTCATTCCTTCACGTAAAACCAGGGAAAGGCCCTGCTTTTGTTCGTACAAAACTCAAAAATGTAAAAACCGGAAGGGTTATTGAAAATACATTTTCTTCAGGTGTAAAAGTTGAGGATGTGCGTGTTGAGCGTCGTCAATATCAATATTTGTATCGCGATGACATGGGACTAAATGTAATGAATACCGAAACTTTTGAGCAAATTTCCATTCCTGAATCAATGGTAGAAAACAATGACCTGATGAAAGAAGGCGAAATTATTGAAATTCAATTTCAGGCAGATGAAGAAATGCCTTTAACTGCAGAAATGCCTGAAAAAGTGGAATTAAAAATTACACAAACCATTGAAGGAGAAAAAGGAAATACCGCCAGCTCCACTGCGTTAAAACCAGCAACTGTTGAAACCGGCGCTGAAATTATGGTTCCGATGTTTATAAACGAAGGAGATGTAATTAAGGTAAACACAAGCGACCGCGCATACAGTGAAAGAGTAAAACAGTAAAAGTTTACTATACATATTTTAATCCGGTCTGTTTAGGCCGGATTTTTTTGTGCCTGTTTTCCTCCCGGGCTTAAAAATAGATCGATCGAAACAATCATCGCGGTAAAGCCCCAAAAAGGAACTGAAAGCTTATCTGTGTCGAGAAAATTATTCAGAAAACCATGGATATAATAAGTTACCAAAGCCACAAGCGCGGTTAATACGATTTGTTTCAGGCGAATGTCGGTAAGCCGTGAATATGTTTTAACAGCCGTATAAATTACCGTTCCGATGATAAGTAAAAACGTTAATAGTCCTAAAACTCCTGATTCAGCAAGAGGCCCAAGATACTCGCTGTGCGCGTTTCCCCCGTCGGCAGAATTGGTACTGATAATTGTTCTGTCTCTATTCAACTGGTAGGGCGCATATTGAAACATATACGTGCCGGGACCATAACCCAAAACAGGCTTGTCAGCAAACATTCGAATGGCGCAACTCCAGCGGTTTATCCGTTCAAGGTTTGAAGCATCGGAGGTAATATTGGTCATCGAATTTATGTGGGTCATAAAATTGGCCGACGATTGTTCTGTATTTTGTTCCAGCTTCATAAATACCTGATTCTGAAATAAAATAAAAAGTGTAATTAATGATACAAAAGTTATTAAAATCGTACGAAACCTGATTTTCAGTTTAATGATTCCCCACACTCCCAGAGCAATAACCATACTCAGCCAGGCTGCGCGACTGTATGAAAGAATAAAACCAAGCAATAAAATTCCAAAAAATACAATAGAAATAATCCTCACTTCTTTTGAATAGTTTTTCCTTAACGCAAAAAGAGCTAAAAATGGCAGGTAAATAGCCAAAACAGCTCCGTAAGAAGTATGGTCGTTGTAAAACGGAGAAACCACAAAATGCGCGGCCTGTTTGTCCCACAAACCATAACCCAAATGCCGGAAAGTGGAATAAAATACTACAATCGACAGGGAAACGATATACAACCAAACATAACGTTCAATATTTTTCCCTTCGCTAAATATTTTTATTGCAAAAAAATACAAACCCACTATAAACCATATTCTCGACAAGAAAAATTTAAATGAAACCAGCGGCATGGTGCTCGTTATACTGGTTAATAAAATCCATAACAGATTTGCAGCTATCGCCAGTGAAACCGGATGGAACAAAATTCTCCGATCAAAACTTCTTTCATGGAGAACTTTTAAAATAAATAAAACCAGAACTCCGAATAATAAGGGTTCTGTAGGTAAATACATGTCAAAACTAAAACCGGGAACAATCTCATGAAGAGGCAGTGAAAGCGGAGCAAAAAAGGCAATAAGGAATACGATTTTATCAAAAGAAAAAATGGCCAGCAACAAAATGCAAAAAACAACAGGCAAGGCATTGGCTACCAGCATATCTTTTTTCACCACAAACCATAAATTCAAAAGAACAAACGCAATTGAAATGATGTAAAAAAGCGAAATTCTTATGGCCTGGTTCCGAATCACCATTACTGTTTTTTACGGTAATCGAGTAGTAAGAAAACCAATAACGAGAAGAAAACCGCTGAGATAGTAGTAAATGCCACAATAAGCCATCGAACCGGATACGATTTTTTATCTGCAGGAACCGGATATTCAACTACATGACAATATGTTATCTCTTTCTCGTATTCGTTGTAATATAGCTCGTATTGCGCGGTTAAAGAATCAATAGCCATTTCCAAATTCTCCATTCTCGATTCCACCCATCGCGCTTTGGTTCCCTCCTTTTCAAAATTAGAATACAACTCTTCAATTTTTTTTGTGTCGCTGGCAGAGCCTCTTCCTGCAGCCAGGGCATTCATATAACCGCGTGTAAGTTCAGGTGTTTGTGTTTTAAAATCGAGGATACCGTAATTATTCTTTAACGTGTCGAGCACCAACATCAAAGAATCCAGCTCGTTATATTTTCTGTCGAGCCACTTTTTTGAAATATCAACCATCTCTTTGTTTTTGATGCGCTGCATTTCTTCTACTTTTTTGTTGTAGAAATAAATTATAGAATCACACATATCGGAAGCCCGTTGGGGATCATAATCAAGCACCTGAATTTCAGCTGTTTCGTACTCTGTTTTTCCTGCTTTTACATTGGTATTGTAAATATCAAGCATATAAGTAAGGTAATGCGGATCTTCCGGATTAATTTTATATACTTTATCGAGCTGAAAAACATCAAACATTTTTAGTTTAATGTCTCTTGAGTTTACCACTTCGAGCATTTGCTCGGTTTCCGACTCGTTGCTTAGCACCCAAATATTGGTCGGATAAATGCGGGCTGTAGACTTATATTTTGGTTTTATAAACTTCGGGCCGGAAAAAACGGCTGACAAAGCAACGGCAACCAGCCCTACAATTACAAAATGAAATTTGCGTTTCCAGATTAAGTTAAGGATACGCTGATTATCAAAAAAATCATTCATGTGAAGTGGTTTAAATTTGATCGCACTATTTCAACGAAACAGAACGATTTTTAGTATTTCCGATTATTTTTTTGATGGTTATTGTACGATGATCAAATAATAATTCTTTTTCCCTTTCTGCGCGAGAATGTATTTCCCACCAATCAGAAAATCCTTGTTTACTGTCAAATCAGGATCAGAAACCTTTTCTTTGTTAACACTCAGTCCATTTCCTTTAATGGTTCTTCTCAATTCACCCTTCGAAGGAAAAATTTCTGTCTTGTCAGCCAATAGATCGATCACATTTACACCAGTTTCAATTTCTGATTTTGCCACCGTAAACTGCGGAACACCTTCAAAAACCGAAAGGAAAGTACTTTCATTCAATTTACGCAGCTGCTCAGCTGTTCCTTTTCCAAATAATATTTGAGAAGCTTCAACCGCCATTTCGTAATCATCTTTTGAATGCACCATGGTTGTAACTTCCTCTGCCAGTTTTTTCTGAAGAATACGGGCATGGGGTGCTTCGCGGTGCTGTTCAATTAAAGAATTGATTTCATCGGACGGCAAAAGTGTAAACACTTTAATGTAACGTTCTGCATCTTCATCAGAAGTATTTAACCAAAACTGAAAAAAGGAATATGGCGATGTTCGCTCCGGATCGAGCCAAACATTTCCACCCTCTGTTTTCCCAAATTTGCTGCCATCAGCTTTTGTAATAAGAGGAATTGTGAGGGCAAAGGCTTCGCCTCCTGCTTTACGCCGAATCAGTTCGGTTCCGGTTGTGATGTTCCCCCACTGGTCGGAACCACCCATTTGGAGTTTACAGTTCAAATTTTCATACAGCCACAAAAAATCGTAGCCTTGCACAAGCTGGTAAGTAAACTCCGTAAACGACATTCCTGTTTTTGATTCGGCACTCAAACGTTTTTTTACCGAATCTTTTGCCATCATATAATTAACAGTGATATGTTTTCCAACGTCGCGAATAAATTCAAGAAATGAAAACGTTTTCATCCAGTCGTAATTATTCACCATTACAGCTTCATTTTCTGCACCGGAATCAAAATCGAGAAATTTTGAAAGTTGTTTTTTTATCCCCTCCAGATTTTTATTCAGAATCTCTTCATTCAACAGGTTTCTTTCCTGCGATTTTCCCGAAGGATCGCCGATCATTCCTGTTGCACCACCAACCAGGGCTACCGGTTTATGGCCCGCCAACTGGAATCTTTTGAGCAACATGATTTGAGCAAAACTCCCCACATGTAATGAATCCGCAGTTGGATCGAAACCAATGTAGGCAGCGGTCATTTCTTTCTTTAATTGTTCATCTGTTCCCGGCATCATATCGTGTAACATGCCCCGCCACTGGAGATCTTCAACAAAATTCATGAAAATATTTTTTTAAAAATTTGCGCAAAGATATAAAATGCTGGCTGTTATTCTGATGGTTTGTACAGAAAAACGGAAGTTCTTCGCAAAATCACACCAGACTTAAAGCATTCATAAAAACAATTCCTACCACAATCCAGAATACGGTATTGTATATCATCGAAATTCCAAGAAATTTAACCAGCACCTTACCCAAATTCTGACCATAGAATTTTTTTAAAGCCACAATAAAATAAACCGGAAAAGCCAAAAAAAACAGAAAGGTTATTTTTCCTGGAAAATTACTAAACAACATATTCAACAGAATAATTAAAAAGAAGTCGATAAAAAGAAAAGAGTGTAAATGAATAGAAAATATGAGATGCCGGATATAATTTTGATTACGACGGATGTAAAACAACTTTAAAATAAGAGCAAAAACAGGCAACAAAAAGAAAAATGCCCACGACATATATTTCAGGACTTTAGCCCAGGCATCTTCAGGCGATCTGCACATTCGAATATACTCCCTGTACCGCGCCTGTTTTTTCAGGCCGGTTTCTTCACCTAATTTATTCTCAAAATAAACTGCGAGTTTTTCCAGCAACTGCCGGCTACTTTCAGAGTGCCCGGAAAGTCCACTGTTTATACCTGAAATTATATTATTTGCCTTGGTCGAATCAATTCCCGGAGTTTCATTTAATTCAGCAATCAAAGAGTCGGCAACAAGCATTGATACTGAATCCAATCCAACACCATCTTTATTGTTTAGTGATGAATCGAGAATTTTTGTTAAACCGCGATTCGAGTATATCTGAAGAACAAAAAACAGAATAAAACTTACAAAAATAAAAATACGAAAAGGCGGCGCATACCTCACTCGTTTGCCTTCAAAAAAATCAGCAGTAAGCCTTCCCGGAAAAAACAACAGCCTGTAAAAAGTTTTAAAAAAACGCGTGTCAAACGAAAAAAAATCGCCTACAAAGTTAAAAAACACAAACGAAAAAGGTCGGTCAAATTCTTTAACTGCCTGACCACAATCGGGACAATAGTGTCCACTAAATTCATTTCCGCAATTTTTACAGGTAACATCTTGA
This genomic interval carries:
- a CDS encoding DUF6427 family protein, coding for MILRILKSNRPVNYLLTTLFGLILWSASLMKPYLYSFYNGESNNILYKPIHEFLKNNLIAESIISLVLVLLLAFLIQLLNTQYAFIRIRTMLPAPLFVLIIGGLTDIHTLHPVYFAAIFLLLAIYRLFSAFDVQRPYSAAFDSGFFLGVGALFYFDIILLFPAFLAGTAILSRESNWRNFTINIIGLLLPFFFALSYGVFTEQLMELLKTFEQNIISVNNHFKMNLYLQFFLAFLILFTVLGSAKLIQQYDTKKVSSRKYFNVLLLIFLFSLAGFILVPPVSQEMLVILAIPICFLVTNFFVFLKSRFWGEFLIYLLIGIVFSLQITAF
- a CDS encoding carbamoyltransferase C-terminal domain-containing protein: MDNSKPTLAIYGIQDRENHKFPFYVHDHNLALMQDGKVLHFLQQERISRRKRDNTLYIHLKSILKEKKLLGKDYDIVFVDNVVGRAFLTQNGDARFEAPLKEFLAYEPEPGRCWWFGKEKKAYILNHELAHMFSCLPFFGNFKDNSLLVHFDGGASLSNFSACTFNKGILKWEEYHWDLKPYSTIYNANALVFSIIGAKLAEQNSVPGKFMGFAGWGTYLPELEKWLIENDLFQDIWGKTSIFFEKVLIDWGIELKSFDQNSKFIRNTAATLQQIFVKKILRKLQKLKERTGAENLYYTGGSALNIVANTAIIKSNLFRNVYIPPCTEDSGLALGAAAFAEWIKHGKISPHSAFLNNWGIENCDTFISEETIQTVAKEIAKSKIVGVCNGFGEAGPRALGNRSILALPDSKKLAKKISVEKKEREWYRPLAPVALEKNTKYFTGENVIHQLSKYMLLDFKVLPEKHDEIAGIIHADGTARFQTVFEKNDNPFLYQLLKYMDEIYGVKALINTSFNSKGEPIVHTEEDAFDSAQKMQLDGLVINGKFQKL
- the tsaB gene encoding tRNA (adenosine(37)-N6)-threonylcarbamoyltransferase complex dimerization subunit type 1 TsaB → MAVILNIETSTEVCSVALGKNGELLFEKESREGLNHSELLTVFIEELFAENNFNIKDIDAVAVSKGPGSYTGLRIGVSVAKGLCYALDKPLVSVGSLDSMAVFTAQNIGSFFEGNNDEDLLFCPMIDARRMEVFTALYESSGKTVQTVSAQIIDENSFSEELKENKILFFGNGAQKCREHLSHPNALFNGPLKTSARFMLFLTEKKYNKKEFEDVAYFEPFYLKNFVATIPKNKILK
- a CDS encoding DUF3108 domain-containing protein encodes the protein MKKFIIILLSFLFLLPQAFASKEEIKFNLKFGFVKGGEAKLIISDTSFNGEKAIHYFLVGKTTGLTDKLFGVNDVYETTVDAQTRLPLKSIRNIKEGKYRWYNETLFYHDIDSLNSQKSGWREAPENLVDIISVFFYFINQHLFEEIEVGHTVTLPTFHADKIDDVTVKYLGEDRVETDMGKIDCFVLAPVVDKGKLLKRSDGLKFFISKETKMPVLLEFDMKVGALRAILKSYKIDGVEQVTK
- the efp gene encoding elongation factor P, with product MATTADFRNGLCFKFKGDIYTIVSFLHVKPGKGPAFVRTKLKNVKTGRVIENTFSSGVKVEDVRVERRQYQYLYRDDMGLNVMNTETFEQISIPESMVENNDLMKEGEIIEIQFQADEEMPLTAEMPEKVELKITQTIEGEKGNTASSTALKPATVETGAEIMVPMFINEGDVIKVNTSDRAYSERVKQ
- a CDS encoding O-antigen ligase family protein, with the translated sequence MVIRNQAIRISLFYIISIAFVLLNLWFVVKKDMLVANALPVVFCILLLAIFSFDKIVFLIAFFAPLSLPLHEIVPGFSFDMYLPTEPLLFGVLVLFILKVLHERSFDRRILFHPVSLAIAANLLWILLTSITSTMPLVSFKFFLSRIWFIVGLYFFAIKIFSEGKNIERYVWLYIVSLSIVVFYSTFRHLGYGLWDKQAAHFVVSPFYNDHTSYGAVLAIYLPFLALFALRKNYSKEVRIISIVFFGILLLGFILSYSRAAWLSMVIALGVWGIIKLKIRFRTILITFVSLITLFILFQNQVFMKLEQNTEQSSANFMTHINSMTNITSDASNLERINRWSCAIRMFADKPVLGYGPGTYMFQYAPYQLNRDRTIISTNSADGGNAHSEYLGPLAESGVLGLLTFLLIIGTVIYTAVKTYSRLTDIRLKQIVLTALVALVTYYIHGFLNNFLDTDKLSVPFWGFTAMIVSIDLFLSPGGKQAQKNPA
- a CDS encoding Wzz/FepE/Etk N-terminal domain-containing protein; the protein is MNDFFDNQRILNLIWKRKFHFVIVGLVAVALSAVFSGPKFIKPKYKSTARIYPTNIWVLSNESETEQMLEVVNSRDIKLKMFDVFQLDKVYKINPEDPHYLTYMLDIYNTNVKAGKTEYETAEIQVLDYDPQRASDMCDSIIYFYNKKVEEMQRIKNKEMVDISKKWLDRKYNELDSLMLVLDTLKNNYGILDFKTQTPELTRGYMNALAAGRGSASDTKKIEELYSNFEKEGTKARWVESRMENLEMAIDSLTAQYELYYNEYEKEITYCHVVEYPVPADKKSYPVRWLIVAFTTISAVFFSLLVFLLLDYRKKQ
- the tyrS gene encoding tyrosine--tRNA ligase yields the protein MNFVEDLQWRGMLHDMMPGTDEQLKKEMTAAYIGFDPTADSLHVGSFAQIMLLKRFQLAGHKPVALVGGATGMIGDPSGKSQERNLLNEEILNKNLEGIKKQLSKFLDFDSGAENEAVMVNNYDWMKTFSFLEFIRDVGKHITVNYMMAKDSVKKRLSAESKTGMSFTEFTYQLVQGYDFLWLYENLNCKLQMGGSDQWGNITTGTELIRRKAGGEAFALTIPLITKADGSKFGKTEGGNVWLDPERTSPYSFFQFWLNTSDEDAERYIKVFTLLPSDEINSLIEQHREAPHARILQKKLAEEVTTMVHSKDDYEMAVEASQILFGKGTAEQLRKLNESTFLSVFEGVPQFTVAKSEIETGVNVIDLLADKTEIFPSKGELRRTIKGNGLSVNKEKVSDPDLTVNKDFLIGGKYILAQKGKKNYYLIIVQ
- a CDS encoding DUF3667 domain-containing protein — translated: MKKWPDYRKWFKKKGQEAIYQDVTCKNCGNEFSGHYCPDCGQAVKEFDRPFSFVFFNFVGDFFSFDTRFFKTFYRLLFFPGRLTADFFEGKRVRYAPPFRIFIFVSFILFFVLQIYSNRGLTKILDSSLNNKDGVGLDSVSMLVADSLIAELNETPGIDSTKANNIISGINSGLSGHSESSRQLLEKLAVYFENKLGEETGLKKQARYREYIRMCRSPEDAWAKVLKYMSWAFFFLLPVFALILKLFYIRRNQNYIRHLIFSIHLHSFLFIDFFLIILLNMLFSNFPGKITFLFFLAFPVYFIVALKKFYGQNLGKVLVKFLGISMIYNTVFWIVVGIVFMNALSLV